The Acidobacteriota bacterium genome contains a region encoding:
- a CDS encoding biotin/lipoyl-binding protein, with protein sequence MPRGAFAARDGDVAWVFVAGETWRIAKVGARVARSADEEHALTAPMPGRISAVRVADGQKVEKGDVLVILEAMKMEHAVRAPRAGTVSRLAAEPGKMVALGAVLLDVT encoded by the coding sequence ATGCCGCGCGGCGCGTTCGCGGCGAGGGACGGCGACGTCGCGTGGGTCTTCGTCGCCGGGGAGACGTGGCGCATCGCGAAGGTGGGTGCCCGCGTGGCGCGCTCGGCCGACGAAGAGCACGCGCTCACGGCGCCCATGCCGGGCCGGATTTCGGCCGTGCGGGTGGCGGACGGCCAGAAGGTGGAGAAGGGCGACGTCCTCGTGATCCTCGAAGCCATGAAGATGGAGCACGCCGTGAGGGCGCCCCGGGCGGGAACCGTGTCGCGGCTCGCCGCCGAGCCCGGGAAGATGGTGGCCCTCGGCGCCGTTCTCCTCGACGTCACATGA
- a CDS encoding hydroxymethylglutaryl-CoA lyase, producing MSHQHVTVVEVGPRDGLQNEAAILSADTKVAFVDALSAAGLPVIEATAFVSPKAIPQLADGEDVFRRIVKRPGVRYPVLVPNEKGLDRALAAGVREIAVFTAASETFNRRNINASIDESFARFAPVLARAKTAGMRVRGYVSCAFGCPYEGSIAPEEVGRVAGRLVEIGCDEVSVGDTIGIGVPTQVPEVVGRTVEAGVPIDRLALHFHDTRGTALANVAEGLREGVRIFDSSAGGLGGCPYAPGAAGNVATEDLLWMLDGMGYETGVDLAAVAGASRVLSAAIGRRPVSRVFQALDAAAAKRPV from the coding sequence ATGAGCCACCAACACGTCACCGTCGTCGAGGTCGGCCCCCGCGACGGCCTGCAGAACGAGGCCGCGATCCTCTCCGCGGACACCAAGGTCGCGTTCGTCGACGCGCTCTCGGCGGCGGGCCTGCCCGTGATCGAAGCGACGGCGTTCGTCTCGCCGAAGGCGATCCCGCAGCTCGCGGACGGTGAGGACGTCTTCCGCCGGATCGTGAAGCGCCCGGGCGTCCGCTACCCGGTCCTCGTCCCGAACGAGAAGGGCCTCGACCGCGCGCTCGCGGCGGGCGTGCGGGAGATCGCGGTCTTCACGGCGGCTTCCGAGACGTTCAACCGCCGGAACATCAATGCGTCGATCGACGAGTCGTTCGCGCGCTTCGCGCCGGTGCTTGCCCGCGCGAAGACCGCGGGGATGCGGGTGCGCGGCTACGTGTCGTGCGCGTTCGGCTGCCCGTACGAAGGCTCGATCGCGCCCGAGGAGGTCGGGCGTGTCGCGGGGCGACTCGTCGAGATCGGGTGTGACGAGGTCTCCGTCGGCGACACGATCGGGATCGGCGTCCCGACACAGGTGCCGGAGGTCGTCGGACGCACCGTCGAGGCGGGCGTCCCCATCGACCGCCTTGCCCTGCACTTCCACGACACGCGCGGGACGGCCCTCGCGAACGTGGCGGAGGGCCTGCGCGAGGGCGTGCGGATCTTCGACTCCTCGGCGGGTGGTCTCGGCGGCTGCCCGTACGCGCCGGGCGCGGCGGGCAACGTCGCGACCGAGGATCTGCTCTGGATGCTCGACGGCATGGGCTACGAAACGGGCGTGGACCTCGCCGCCGTCGCCGGCGCGTCGCGCGTCCTCTCCGCGGCGATCGGGCGGCGCCCGGTCTCGCGTGTCTTCCAGGCCCTCGATGCGGCCGCGGCAAAGCGTCCGGTGTAA